From Pontibacter actiniarum, a single genomic window includes:
- a CDS encoding ABC transporter ATP-binding protein — MSILKIDGVTKTYANHTALDNVSFEIPQGCIFGLLGPNGAGKTSLIRIITQITGADSGSVYFRGQRLRPDHIREMGYLPEERGLYKKMKVGEQLLYLAQLKGLSKPEATARIKAWVDRFEIREWLGKNIEDLSKGMQQKVQFIATVLHEPSLIILDEPFSGFDPINANLIKDEILSLRDKGASIIFSTHRMESVEELCDNIALINRAHKVLDGPVREIRDAYKTDTYQIIGNGQLMITSPDFEVLEQHNHHSVFRANVRLLNNTTPNDLLRYLIQRVEVHSFVELVPSINDIFIRKVKETHHV; from the coding sequence TTGAGCATTCTGAAGATTGACGGCGTAACCAAAACCTACGCCAACCACACTGCCCTCGACAACGTGAGCTTCGAAATTCCGCAGGGCTGTATTTTTGGCTTGCTGGGGCCAAACGGTGCCGGCAAAACCTCTCTCATCCGCATTATCACCCAGATTACGGGCGCCGACAGCGGCAGTGTGTACTTTAGAGGCCAGCGCCTGCGGCCCGACCACATCCGGGAAATGGGCTACCTGCCGGAGGAGCGGGGCCTGTACAAGAAAATGAAGGTGGGGGAGCAGCTGCTGTACCTGGCACAGTTAAAGGGCCTGAGCAAACCGGAGGCAACGGCCCGTATCAAGGCGTGGGTAGACCGCTTCGAGATACGGGAGTGGCTGGGCAAGAACATCGAGGACCTGTCGAAGGGGATGCAGCAGAAGGTGCAGTTTATCGCCACGGTGCTGCATGAGCCGTCGCTGATCATCCTGGACGAGCCTTTCTCCGGCTTTGACCCGATCAACGCGAACCTGATCAAGGACGAGATCCTGAGCCTGCGCGATAAAGGGGCCTCCATTATCTTCTCCACGCACAGGATGGAGTCGGTGGAGGAGCTCTGCGATAACATTGCCTTGATTAACCGCGCCCATAAAGTGCTGGACGGGCCTGTGAGGGAGATAAGAGACGCCTACAAAACCGATACCTACCAGATCATCGGCAACGGGCAGCTCATGATCACCTCCCCGGACTTTGAGGTGCTGGAGCAGCACAACCACCACAGCGTTTTTAGGGCAAACGTGCGGCTGCTGAACAACACCACGCCAAACGACCTGCTGCGCTACCTGATTCAGCGCGTAGAGGTGCACTCTTTCGTAGAGCTGGTGCCAAGTATAAACGATATCTTCATCCGTAAAGTAAAGGAAACACACCATGTCTAA
- the dnaJ gene encoding molecular chaperone DnaJ, with translation MAKRDYYEILGVSKSASQEEIKKAYRKIAIKFHPDKNPDDPTAEDKFKEAAEAYEVLSDQQKRQRYDQFGHQGMNGGFGGGGGMNMEDIFSQFGDIFGGGGGSPFESFFGGARSGGGRRTRKGSNLRIKLKLNLEEIANGVEKKIKVKRYVACSTCGGNGAKNGTDMQTCGTCQGSGQVRKVVNTMLGQMVSTATCPTCNGEGRIVTNNCEACHGSGRELQEEVIAINVPGGVMDGMQLSMSGKGNVPERGGVPGDLLIQIEEEPHPTLKREGNNVIYEQYISFVDAALGAEVEVPTISGKVKINIKPGTQSGEIFRLRGKGIQDINGYGKGDQLIHVNVWTPKSLSSDEKAVLEGLRYSSNFTPNPGKNEKGFFEKVKDYFQ, from the coding sequence ATGGCTAAGAGAGATTATTATGAGATTTTGGGGGTAAGCAAGAGCGCGAGCCAGGAAGAGATAAAGAAGGCTTACCGCAAGATCGCCATTAAATTCCACCCCGATAAAAACCCGGACGACCCTACGGCTGAGGACAAGTTTAAGGAAGCGGCCGAGGCGTACGAAGTGCTGAGCGATCAGCAGAAGCGCCAGCGCTACGACCAGTTCGGCCACCAGGGCATGAACGGCGGCTTCGGCGGCGGCGGTGGCATGAACATGGAGGATATTTTCTCGCAGTTCGGTGACATATTTGGCGGCGGCGGTGGCAGCCCGTTTGAGAGCTTCTTCGGAGGTGCTCGCTCAGGGGGCGGGCGCCGTACCCGTAAAGGCTCTAACCTACGCATTAAGCTAAAGCTGAACCTGGAGGAGATAGCCAACGGCGTAGAGAAAAAAATCAAGGTGAAGCGTTATGTGGCCTGTAGCACCTGCGGGGGCAACGGCGCCAAAAACGGCACCGACATGCAAACCTGCGGTACCTGCCAAGGCTCGGGCCAGGTGCGTAAGGTGGTTAATACCATGCTGGGGCAGATGGTGTCTACGGCAACCTGCCCTACCTGTAACGGCGAGGGCCGCATCGTGACCAATAACTGCGAGGCCTGCCACGGAAGCGGCAGAGAGCTGCAGGAGGAGGTGATCGCCATCAACGTGCCGGGCGGCGTAATGGACGGCATGCAGCTGTCTATGAGCGGCAAGGGCAATGTGCCGGAGCGAGGCGGCGTGCCGGGCGACTTGCTGATCCAGATTGAGGAGGAGCCGCACCCAACCCTGAAGCGCGAAGGCAACAACGTGATCTATGAGCAGTACATCAGCTTTGTAGACGCTGCCCTGGGCGCAGAGGTAGAGGTGCCCACCATCTCTGGCAAGGTGAAGATCAACATCAAGCCGGGTACCCAGAGCGGTGAGATCTTCAGGCTGCGCGGCAAAGGCATCCAGGACATCAACGGCTACGGCAAGGGCGACCAGCTGATCCATGTGAACGTTTGGACGCCGAAGAGCCTGAGCAGCGATGAAAAGGCCGTGCTGGAAGGGCTGCGCTACTCCAGCAACTTTACCCCGAACCCCGGTAAGAACGAGAAAGGGTTCTTTGAGAAGGTGAAAGACTACTTCCAGTAA
- a CDS encoding nucleotide exchange factor GrpE encodes MSDKNIKKEQEQEELQEKTANAATEEEQNEAAGDTAAETQEDTTAIELAEMKDKFVRLMAEFENFRRRTAKERLELAKTASQDVMSDLLPVLDDMERARQSIEAKVDPDAILQGLELVFHKLKHVTQQKGLKPMETKAGDEFDSELHEAVTQIPAPSDELKGKIVDVIEKGYTLNEKVIRFAKVIIGA; translated from the coding sequence ATGTCAGATAAAAATATTAAAAAGGAGCAGGAACAAGAGGAATTGCAGGAAAAAACTGCCAACGCGGCTACTGAAGAGGAGCAGAACGAAGCAGCCGGAGACACTGCTGCAGAAACGCAGGAAGACACCACGGCGATAGAGCTGGCAGAGATGAAAGATAAATTTGTGCGCCTGATGGCCGAGTTTGAGAACTTCCGCCGCCGCACAGCCAAAGAGCGCCTGGAGCTGGCCAAAACGGCTTCCCAGGATGTGATGTCGGATCTGTTGCCGGTGCTGGACGATATGGAGCGTGCGCGCCAGTCGATAGAGGCGAAGGTTGACCCGGATGCGATACTACAGGGCCTGGAACTGGTGTTCCATAAACTAAAGCACGTAACGCAGCAGAAAGGCCTGAAACCCATGGAGACGAAGGCCGGCGATGAGTTTGACAGCGAACTGCACGAGGCCGTAACGCAGATCCCTGCGCCGTCCGACGAGCTGAAAGGCAAGATTGTAGATGTAATAGAGAAAGGGTACACCCTGAACGAGAAGGTTATCCGATTCGCGAAAGTAATAATAGGAGCGTAA
- the obgE gene encoding GTPase ObgE — protein MASSNFIDYVKICSRSGHGGGGSAHLHRDKLTAKGGPDGGDGGRGGHIILRGNAQLWTLLHLQYRKHIIAENGQNGGPNHSFGAQGKDEVLEVPLGTIARNVETGEVMCEITEDGQEIILTPGGRGGLGNAHFKSPTNQTPRYAQPGEPGIEEWVVLELKLLADVGLVGFPNAGKSTLLSVVSAAKPKIANYAFTTLEPNLGVVAYRDYKSFVMADIPGIIEGASEGRGLGLRFLRHIERNSMLLFMVACESADIAEEYQVLLNELRTFNPELLDKKRILAITKSDMLDEELEEEMRKTLPEELPAVFISSITGKNITQLKDMIWEALNS, from the coding sequence TTGGCATCAAGCAACTTTATAGACTACGTTAAAATCTGCTCGCGCTCAGGGCATGGTGGCGGAGGTTCCGCGCACTTGCACCGCGACAAGCTAACGGCCAAAGGCGGCCCCGACGGGGGCGACGGCGGCCGTGGCGGGCATATCATACTTCGCGGCAACGCCCAGCTCTGGACGCTGCTGCACTTGCAGTACCGCAAGCACATTATTGCCGAGAACGGCCAGAACGGTGGGCCTAACCACTCTTTCGGCGCGCAAGGCAAAGACGAGGTGCTGGAAGTGCCGCTCGGCACGATTGCCAGAAACGTGGAGACCGGCGAGGTAATGTGCGAGATCACCGAAGACGGGCAGGAAATCATACTTACACCCGGCGGCAGAGGCGGCCTGGGCAACGCACACTTTAAATCGCCTACCAACCAGACCCCGCGCTACGCCCAGCCAGGCGAGCCAGGCATCGAGGAGTGGGTGGTGCTGGAGCTGAAGCTGCTGGCCGATGTGGGCCTTGTCGGCTTCCCGAACGCCGGTAAATCGACGTTGCTGTCGGTGGTTTCGGCGGCCAAACCTAAGATTGCCAACTATGCCTTCACCACCTTGGAGCCCAACCTGGGCGTGGTAGCCTACCGCGACTACAAATCCTTTGTGATGGCCGATATTCCGGGTATCATCGAGGGGGCCTCGGAAGGAAGAGGGCTTGGGCTGCGCTTCCTGCGGCACATAGAGCGGAACTCCATGCTGCTGTTTATGGTTGCCTGTGAGAGCGCAGACATTGCCGAGGAATACCAGGTGCTGCTCAACGAGCTGAGAACCTTTAACCCGGAGCTGCTGGACAAGAAGCGCATCCTGGCCATCACCAAATCCGACATGCTGGATGAGGAGCTGGAGGAGGAAATGCGCAAAACCTTGCCAGAGGAGCTTCCGGCGGTGTTCATCTCCAGTATAACGGGCAAGAACATCACCCAATTAAAAGATATGATCTGGGAGGCACTCAACAGCTAG
- a CDS encoding adenylate kinase, with the protein MLNIVLFGPPGAGKGTQSQNLIDKYNLIHLSTGDLLRSEIAAGTALGLEAKKLMDNGLLVPDEVVIGMIENKVKEHRHAPGFIFDGFPRTVPQAQGLDKLLQDNGTEISCMIALRVDDEELTKRLLLRGKTSGRPDDQNEELIRKRVQEYNTKTAPVADYYAGQGKFYAVDGIGEIEDIFKALCQQVDAVKEKQDEKK; encoded by the coding sequence ATGCTCAACATCGTTTTGTTTGGCCCTCCAGGTGCTGGTAAAGGTACCCAAAGTCAAAATCTGATTGATAAATACAACCTGATTCACCTTTCGACTGGTGACCTGCTTCGCTCTGAGATTGCCGCTGGCACAGCCCTGGGCCTGGAAGCAAAAAAACTGATGGACAACGGCCTGCTGGTGCCGGATGAGGTCGTGATCGGCATGATCGAAAACAAGGTGAAAGAGCACCGCCATGCACCGGGCTTCATCTTCGACGGCTTTCCGCGCACAGTGCCGCAGGCACAGGGGCTCGATAAGCTGCTGCAGGACAACGGCACGGAGATCTCCTGCATGATCGCGTTGCGCGTGGATGACGAGGAGCTAACCAAGCGCCTGTTGCTGCGCGGCAAAACCTCTGGCCGCCCGGACGACCAGAACGAAGAGCTGATTCGCAAGCGCGTGCAGGAGTACAATACCAAAACAGCACCTGTGGCAGACTACTATGCCGGCCAGGGCAAATTCTACGCGGTGGATGGCATCGGGGAGATAGAGGATATCTTCAAGGCGCTGTGCCAGCAGGTTGATGCAGTGAAGGAAAAGCAGGACGAGAAAAAATAA
- the hpt gene encoding hypoxanthine phosphoribosyltransferase, whose protein sequence is MEPRTVKIHDCEFSTYIFEEEIIARINILAEQIDEDYADKQPLFLAVLNGSFMFVSDLLKRVSVPCEISFIRLKSYQDMHSTGKVKELLGLTEDIRGRHVVVLEDIVDTGHTVHGLLQQLKEHNPASVEIATLLMKPECLQHQIEVKYVARSIPNDFVVGYGLDYNGLGRNLRDIYKIVS, encoded by the coding sequence ATGGAACCGCGTACCGTTAAGATTCACGATTGTGAGTTTAGCACTTATATTTTTGAGGAAGAGATCATTGCCCGCATTAATATACTGGCAGAGCAGATCGATGAAGATTACGCCGATAAGCAGCCACTTTTCCTGGCTGTGCTCAATGGCTCTTTTATGTTCGTTTCTGATCTGCTGAAGCGCGTTTCCGTACCCTGCGAGATTTCGTTTATCCGCCTGAAGAGCTACCAGGACATGCACAGCACAGGCAAAGTGAAAGAGCTGCTGGGCCTGACCGAGGATATCCGCGGCCGCCATGTGGTCGTGCTGGAGGATATCGTGGACACCGGCCACACCGTGCACGGCCTGCTACAGCAGCTGAAAGAGCACAACCCGGCCTCGGTGGAGATAGCGACGCTGCTGATGAAGCCAGAGTGCCTGCAGCACCAGATAGAGGTGAAATACGTGGCCCGCAGCATTCCCAACGACTTTGTGGTGGGCTACGGTCTGGACTACAACGGCCTGGGCAGAAACCTTCGCGATATTTACAAGATTGTGTCGTAA
- a CDS encoding sodium-translocating pyrophosphatase, protein METILYAIPAFGLAALIYTGIRSAWVTKQPSGNERMSSIARHIADGAMAFLKAEYKVLAYFVIIASLFLAYLGYTGEKSHPLIVGAFIVGACFSALAGFIGMRIATKANVRTAEAARSSLSRALKVSFAGGSVMGMGVAGLAVLGLGSLFILFYFLFVVSPGADVHGVQMEIALEVLTGFSLGAESIALFARVGGGIYTKAADVGADLVGKVEAGIPEDDPRNPATIADNVGDNVGDVAGMGADLFGSYVATILATMVLGREVEVADNFGGLSPIILPMLIAGLGIVFSFIGMLFVRVSEGGDVQAALNRGNWISVLLTAVASYFVIVWLLPENLVLRNFEFTELGVFMAVIVGLIVGSLMSIITEYYTAMGKKPVNSIVQQSSTGHATNIIAGLAVGMHSTVLPIIVLAAGIVLSYAAAGLYGVAIAAAGMMATTAMQLAIDAFGPIADNAGGIAEMSELPKEVRERTDILDAVGNTTAATGKGFAIASAALTSLALFAAFVGIAGIRTIDLYKAPVLAGLFIGAMIPFIFSALAISAVGRAAMAMVQEVRRQFREIPGIMEGTGQPEYDKCVAISTQAAIREMMLPGAIALIVPLIVGFGFRGVFPDTSSPEILGGLLAGVTVSGVLMAMFQSNAGGAWDNAKKSFEKGVMINGVMEYKGSDPHKASVTGDTVGDPFKDTSGPSMNILIKLMSIVSLVIAPHIGLEQEPAIPEAPIELEPINLNRGEAAPGTASASINAPNTVALSFVGAAK, encoded by the coding sequence ATGGAAACTATTCTCTACGCAATTCCTGCCTTTGGATTGGCGGCCCTGATCTACACGGGCATCAGGTCAGCCTGGGTGACGAAGCAGCCGAGCGGCAACGAGCGCATGAGCAGCATTGCGCGCCACATTGCCGACGGCGCCATGGCCTTCCTGAAAGCCGAGTACAAAGTGCTGGCTTATTTTGTCATCATCGCATCCTTGTTTCTGGCTTACCTGGGCTATACCGGAGAGAAGTCGCACCCGCTTATCGTAGGCGCCTTTATCGTTGGGGCCTGCTTTTCGGCGCTGGCCGGCTTTATTGGGATGCGCATCGCGACCAAAGCCAACGTGCGAACGGCCGAGGCAGCCCGCAGCAGCCTTTCCCGGGCACTTAAGGTTTCTTTTGCAGGGGGCTCTGTAATGGGCATGGGCGTGGCCGGACTGGCCGTGCTGGGCCTCGGGTCCCTTTTTATCCTTTTCTACTTCCTGTTTGTAGTGAGCCCCGGGGCGGATGTGCACGGTGTGCAAATGGAGATTGCGCTGGAGGTGCTCACCGGTTTCTCGCTGGGTGCTGAGAGTATAGCGCTTTTCGCGCGCGTGGGCGGCGGCATTTACACCAAGGCCGCCGACGTGGGGGCCGACTTGGTGGGCAAGGTAGAGGCCGGTATCCCGGAGGATGACCCGCGTAACCCGGCCACCATTGCCGATAACGTGGGCGACAACGTAGGCGACGTAGCCGGGATGGGGGCAGACCTCTTCGGCTCGTACGTGGCCACTATCCTGGCGACGATGGTGCTGGGGCGCGAGGTAGAGGTAGCGGACAACTTCGGCGGCCTGTCGCCAATTATACTTCCGATGCTGATTGCCGGTCTGGGTATCGTGTTTTCCTTTATCGGGATGCTGTTTGTGCGCGTGAGTGAGGGAGGGGATGTGCAGGCGGCGCTTAACCGCGGTAACTGGATCTCTGTGCTGCTGACAGCGGTTGCCTCGTACTTCGTTATCGTGTGGCTGCTGCCGGAGAACCTGGTTTTGCGCAACTTTGAGTTTACGGAGCTGGGGGTTTTCATGGCCGTAATCGTGGGCCTGATTGTCGGCTCTCTGATGAGCATCATCACGGAGTACTACACGGCAATGGGCAAAAAGCCGGTGAACTCCATTGTGCAGCAGTCTTCCACCGGCCACGCCACGAACATTATTGCCGGCCTGGCGGTAGGCATGCACTCTACGGTGCTGCCCATTATTGTGCTGGCGGCCGGCATTGTGCTGTCTTATGCGGCGGCGGGCCTGTACGGCGTGGCCATAGCGGCGGCGGGTATGATGGCCACCACGGCCATGCAGCTGGCCATTGACGCTTTCGGCCCCATTGCCGACAACGCCGGAGGCATCGCCGAAATGAGCGAGCTGCCAAAAGAGGTGCGCGAACGCACCGATATACTCGACGCCGTAGGAAACACCACAGCCGCCACGGGTAAGGGCTTTGCCATTGCCTCCGCTGCCCTTACCTCGCTGGCGCTTTTTGCCGCCTTCGTGGGGATTGCCGGGATCCGCACCATTGACCTGTACAAGGCGCCGGTGCTGGCGGGGCTGTTCATCGGGGCCATGATTCCCTTTATTTTCTCTGCGCTGGCGATTTCCGCGGTAGGCAGGGCGGCCATGGCCATGGTGCAGGAGGTGCGCCGTCAGTTCCGCGAGATTCCGGGGATTATGGAAGGCACCGGCCAGCCGGAGTATGACAAGTGCGTGGCGATCTCAACGCAGGCGGCCATCCGGGAGATGATGCTGCCGGGGGCGATTGCGCTGATCGTTCCGCTGATCGTCGGCTTTGGCTTCAGAGGCGTATTCCCGGACACCTCGTCCCCTGAGATTTTGGGTGGCTTGCTGGCCGGAGTAACTGTGTCAGGCGTGCTGATGGCCATGTTCCAGTCAAACGCCGGCGGCGCCTGGGACAACGCCAAGAAGTCTTTCGAGAAAGGAGTGATGATCAACGGGGTGATGGAGTACAAAGGCTCCGACCCGCACAAAGCCTCCGTCACCGGAGACACCGTGGGCGACCCCTTCAAGGACACCTCCGGCCCAAGCATGAACATCCTCATCAAGCTGATGTCCATTGTGTCGCTGGTGATCGCTCCGCATATTGGCCTGGAGCAGGAGCCGGCCATACCGGAAGCGCCCATCGAGCTGGAGCCCATTAACCTGAACCGGGGCGAGGCCGCCCCGGGCACAGCCAGCGCAAGTATAAACGCGCCTAACACGGTGGCGCTCAGTTTTGTTGGCGCTGCTAAATAA
- a CDS encoding M20/M25/M40 family metallo-hydrolase: MKLLEKLCKIHAPSGNEQNLSNFLVNYIEEQKVHWKQPPLVLCGEGFQDCVLLVFGKPRSAIFAHMDSIGFTVRYGNQLVRIGGPDLETGYKLVGKDSQGEIECTLEFDEDTHALTYAYEREIERGTELVFKCDFRETEESVQSCYLDNRLGIWSALQVAETMENGIIAFSCWEEHGGGSVAYLAKYIYEQYRVKQGLISDITWVTEGVQAGNGVVISMRDSLIPRRAYVERIIGIAKEAGVPYQLEVEGSGGSDAKELQHSAYPWDWCFVGAPEDNVHTPNEIVHKKDIESMVALYKVLMDKL; encoded by the coding sequence ATGAAACTTCTGGAAAAGCTCTGCAAAATTCACGCGCCTTCTGGTAATGAGCAAAATCTGTCAAATTTTCTGGTAAACTATATCGAAGAACAGAAAGTTCACTGGAAACAGCCGCCGCTGGTGCTGTGCGGAGAGGGCTTTCAGGACTGTGTTCTGCTGGTGTTCGGCAAGCCGAGGAGTGCAATTTTCGCTCACATGGACTCCATCGGTTTCACGGTGCGCTACGGCAATCAACTGGTAAGGATCGGCGGCCCGGACCTGGAGACGGGCTATAAGCTGGTGGGCAAGGATAGCCAGGGAGAGATTGAGTGTACGCTGGAGTTTGACGAAGACACCCATGCCCTTACCTATGCCTATGAGCGCGAGATAGAAAGAGGGACGGAACTGGTCTTTAAATGCGATTTCAGGGAGACGGAGGAAAGCGTGCAGAGCTGCTACCTGGATAACCGCCTGGGCATCTGGAGCGCCTTGCAGGTAGCCGAAACGATGGAGAACGGCATTATTGCCTTCAGTTGCTGGGAAGAGCACGGCGGTGGTTCCGTGGCCTACCTGGCGAAGTACATCTATGAGCAGTACCGCGTAAAGCAGGGGCTCATCTCAGACATTACCTGGGTAACGGAGGGTGTGCAGGCAGGGAACGGGGTCGTAATTTCCATGCGCGACAGCCTTATCCCGCGCCGCGCTTATGTAGAGCGCATTATCGGTATTGCCAAAGAAGCCGGGGTGCCTTACCAGCTGGAGGTGGAGGGTTCGGGCGGAAGCGATGCCAAGGAGTTGCAGCACAGCGCCTACCCCTGGGACTGGTGCTTTGTAGGAGCGCCTGAAGACAATGTGCACACGCCCAACGAAATCGTGCACAAGAAGGATATCGAAAGTATGGTGGCCCTGTACAAGGTGCTTATGGACAAGCTTTAG
- a CDS encoding tetratricopeptide repeat protein: MKKFFSALFTLFFPFLAIAQQPAAPSDSTAMRQVTFNEIEVLPSATKVKGMLLLNKDVQYELEGAVDNMYNFKYERAEKQFKSLRRRYPEHPLPYFLMGLSQWWKIVPTNIQTLKYDDLFFAYMDTTIQKAEAMYDADDSNVEAAFFLAASYGFTARLHSERSNWRKATVDSKRSLDFMEKAKAGNGLSPEFLFGEALFNYYAVWIPENYPMLRPVLVFFPNGDKRLGLKQLSFVANSGFYTGTESKLFLMKILANEEKDMEGALKIAEDLALKYPDNAYFARFYARLLFVQGHFTKAERVSLDILQKLEQNMPGYEPVSGRYASYILAYINQHKYRDFEKAKQYYQGAIAFAEMTNERDSGYFINSYLNLARIAKQQKDRAAAKKYYAVVIKASDKKSPNYKEAKSYLKANKKS; encoded by the coding sequence ATGAAGAAGTTCTTTTCCGCCCTCTTCACACTTTTCTTTCCTTTCCTGGCTATAGCACAACAGCCTGCCGCGCCTTCTGACTCGACGGCCATGCGGCAGGTAACGTTCAATGAGATCGAAGTATTGCCGTCTGCTACCAAGGTAAAGGGCATGCTGCTCCTTAACAAGGACGTGCAGTACGAGCTGGAGGGCGCGGTTGACAACATGTACAACTTCAAGTATGAGCGTGCCGAGAAGCAGTTTAAATCGCTGCGAAGAAGGTATCCGGAGCACCCGCTGCCATACTTCCTGATGGGCCTGAGCCAGTGGTGGAAGATAGTTCCGACCAATATTCAGACACTCAAGTACGACGACCTCTTCTTCGCTTACATGGATACGACTATTCAGAAGGCAGAGGCCATGTATGACGCCGACGACAGCAATGTGGAGGCTGCCTTTTTCCTGGCTGCCTCTTATGGCTTTACAGCACGCCTGCACTCTGAGCGCAGCAACTGGCGCAAAGCCACTGTAGACAGCAAGCGCTCCCTGGACTTTATGGAGAAAGCAAAAGCAGGAAACGGCCTGAGCCCGGAGTTCCTGTTCGGGGAGGCGCTCTTTAACTACTACGCAGTTTGGATACCAGAAAATTACCCTATGCTGCGCCCTGTGCTGGTTTTCTTCCCCAACGGAGATAAGCGCCTGGGCCTTAAGCAGCTCTCTTTCGTAGCCAACTCCGGCTTTTATACCGGCACCGAGTCTAAGCTCTTCCTGATGAAAATTCTCGCCAATGAGGAGAAGGACATGGAGGGCGCCCTGAAGATTGCAGAGGACCTGGCACTTAAATACCCTGACAACGCCTACTTTGCCCGCTTCTATGCACGCCTGCTGTTTGTACAGGGGCACTTTACCAAGGCAGAGCGTGTGTCGCTGGATATCTTGCAGAAACTGGAGCAAAATATGCCTGGCTATGAACCGGTCAGCGGCCGCTACGCCTCTTACATCCTGGCGTATATTAACCAGCACAAATACCGTGATTTTGAAAAGGCCAAGCAGTACTACCAGGGTGCCATCGCTTTTGCCGAAATGACAAATGAGCGCGACTCCGGCTACTTTATCAATTCATACCTGAACCTGGCCCGTATCGCCAAGCAACAAAAAGACCGAGCCGCCGCCAAAAAGTACTACGCTGTGGTCATTAAGGCAAGCGATAAAAAGTCACCGAACTACAAGGAAGCCAAAAGCTACCTGAAGGCAAACAAAAAGAGCTAA
- a CDS encoding UDP-glucuronic acid decarboxylase family protein, translated as MSRKRVLITGGAGFLGSHLCDRFINEGYHVVAMDNLITGNLENIEHLFKLEQFEFYHHDVSKFVHVPGHLDYILHFASPASPIDYLKIPIQTLKVGSLGTHNLLGLAKAKGARMLIASTSEVYGDPLVHPQQEDYWGNVNPVGPRGCYDEAKRFQEAMTMAYHMHHGLETRIVRIFNTYGPRMRLDDGRVLPAFLSQALRGEPLSIFGDGSQTRSFCYVDDLVEGIYRLLLSDYHMPVNVGNPSEITIREFAEEICRLTGVELKVDYQPLPKDDPQKRQPDITLAKQVLGWEPQVDRAEGLKRTLEFFKEKILSNTEQPAAV; from the coding sequence ATGAGCAGAAAAAGAGTATTGATTACCGGTGGAGCCGGGTTCCTTGGCTCTCACCTGTGCGATAGATTCATCAACGAGGGCTACCATGTGGTCGCCATGGACAACCTCATCACCGGAAACCTGGAGAATATTGAGCACTTGTTCAAGCTGGAGCAATTTGAGTTCTACCACCACGACGTGTCCAAATTCGTGCACGTACCGGGGCACCTGGACTACATCCTGCACTTTGCTTCGCCGGCCAGCCCGATCGATTACCTGAAGATCCCGATCCAGACGCTGAAGGTGGGTTCACTGGGTACGCACAACCTGCTTGGCCTTGCCAAAGCCAAGGGTGCGCGCATGCTCATTGCCTCCACCTCGGAGGTGTACGGCGACCCGCTGGTGCACCCCCAGCAGGAGGACTACTGGGGGAATGTGAACCCGGTGGGGCCACGTGGCTGCTACGACGAAGCCAAGCGCTTCCAGGAGGCCATGACCATGGCCTACCACATGCACCACGGCCTGGAGACGCGCATTGTGCGCATCTTCAACACCTACGGCCCTCGGATGCGCCTCGACGACGGACGCGTACTGCCTGCTTTCCTGAGCCAGGCGCTGCGTGGTGAGCCGTTGAGCATCTTCGGAGACGGTAGCCAGACGCGCTCCTTCTGTTATGTGGACGACCTGGTGGAAGGCATTTACCGCCTGCTGCTTAGCGACTACCATATGCCGGTGAACGTTGGCAACCCATCGGAAATCACCATACGGGAGTTTGCCGAGGAAATCTGCCGCCTGACAGGCGTGGAGCTGAAGGTGGACTACCAGCCGTTACCGAAGGACGACCCGCAGAAGCGCCAGCCGGACATCACGCTGGCTAAGCAGGTGCTGGGCTGGGAGCCGCAAGTAGACAGAGCAGAGGGGCTGAAGCGCACGCTTGAGTTCTTTAAGGAAAAGATTCTGAGTAATACTGAGCAGCCTGCGGCTGTTTAG